One genomic window of Campylobacter curvus includes the following:
- the rpoC gene encoding DNA-directed RNA polymerase subunit beta', protein MNNLKPVEIKEEHRPRDFEAFQLRLASPEKIKSWSYGEVKKPETINYRTLKPERDGLFCAKIFGPIRDYECLCGKYKKMRYKGIKCEKCGVEVTSSKVRRSRMGHIELVTPVAHIWYVNSLPSRIGTLLGIKMKDLERVLYYEAYIVENPGEAFYDNENSKKVEKYDVLNEEQYQSLAARYEDSGFAARMGGEVIHDMLAELDLTEILEQLKLEVESTNSDAKKKVIVKRLKVIESFLNSGNRPEWMMITNLPVLPPDLRPLVSLDGGKFAVSDVNDLYRRVINRNSRLKRLLELDAPEIIIRNEKRMLQEAVDALFDNGRRANAVKGANKRPLKSLSEIIKGKQGRFRQNLLGKRVDFSGRSVIVVGPKLRMDQCGLPKKMALELFKPHLLARLEEKGYATTVKQAKKMIEDKTNEVWECLEEVVKDHPVMLNRAPTLHKLSIQAFHPVLVEGKAIQLHPLVCAAFNADFDGDQMAVHVPLSQEAIAECKILMLSSMNILLPASGKAITVPSQDMVLGIYYLSLERNDEKGANKIFSSVDEVMIAEEANTLGLHAKIKTMVDGKTMFTTAGRLILRAILPDFVPDNMWNKIMKKKDIANLVDYVYRNGGLEVTADFLDKLKNLGFRYATKAGISISIADIIVPESKQKHIDEAKKKVREIQRQYGAGLLTDSERYNKIVDIWTDTNNTVAGEMMKLIQNDKGGFNSIYMMADSGARGSAAQIRQLAGMRGLMAKPDGSIIETPITSNFREGLNMMEYFISTHGARKGLADTALKTANAGYLTRKLIDVAQNVKVTMHDCGTHEGVEITDITENGELIESLEERVLGRVLADDVIDPITNEILFSEGTLLDEEKAKTISEAGIKSVSIRTPITCKAPKGVCAKCYGINLGEGKLVKPGEAVGIISAQSIGEPGTQLTLRTFHIGGTASTEQQDRQVIAQKEGFIRYYNLNTYENNGKRIVANRRSAAVLLVEPKIKSTIDGKIEIEFAHEDVNITIKGKKEEDKYTIRRNDLAKPNELAGVSGKIEGKMYIPYSSGDKVAANESIVEIIKEGWNVPNRIPFASELKIADGEPVTQKILADASGVIKFFILNGDYLDRLKDIKKGHKVTEKGLFVVVSDKDGREAVRHYIPRNSIIQLSDNENVEAKSVIALPENSDKLVIAEWDPYSTPTIAEEAGVVSYEDIEPGYSAAEQFDEATGQSRLVINEYLPSGVKPTIVVATKNGGMIKYQLDPKTAIFVADGAEVAQADVLARTPKAVAKSKDITGGLPRVSELFEARRPKNTAIVAEIDGVVRFDKPLRSKERIIIEAEDGATAEYLIDKTRQIQVRNGEFVHAGEKLTDGLISSHDILRILGEKALHYYLISEIQQVYRRQGVAIADKHIEIIVSQMLRQVKIVDSGNTNFIVGDMVSRNKFKEENERIMKMGGEPAIAEPILLGVTRAAIGSDSVISAASFQETTKVLTEASIAAKFDYLEDLKENVILGRMIPVGTGLYKDKKIKIKQI, encoded by the coding sequence ATGAATAATTTAAAACCAGTTGAGATAAAAGAGGAGCATAGACCGCGCGATTTTGAGGCTTTTCAGCTTCGTTTGGCAAGTCCTGAAAAGATAAAATCATGGAGCTATGGCGAGGTCAAAAAGCCTGAGACTATCAACTATCGCACGTTAAAGCCTGAGCGTGACGGCCTGTTTTGCGCTAAAATTTTCGGACCTATCCGCGACTACGAGTGCCTTTGCGGAAAATATAAAAAGATGCGCTACAAAGGTATCAAATGCGAAAAATGCGGCGTCGAGGTGACAAGCTCGAAAGTCCGCCGCTCACGCATGGGGCACATCGAGCTAGTGACTCCGGTCGCGCACATCTGGTATGTAAATTCACTCCCAAGCCGCATCGGAACACTACTTGGCATAAAGATGAAAGATCTTGAGCGCGTGCTTTACTACGAGGCGTATATCGTCGAAAACCCTGGCGAAGCCTTTTATGATAATGAAAATTCTAAGAAAGTCGAAAAATACGATGTTTTAAACGAGGAGCAGTATCAATCCTTGGCCGCTCGTTATGAGGACAGCGGTTTTGCGGCTAGAATGGGTGGCGAAGTCATCCATGATATGCTAGCAGAGCTTGATCTGACTGAAATTTTAGAGCAGCTAAAGCTTGAAGTCGAGTCTACAAATTCCGATGCAAAGAAAAAAGTGATAGTAAAACGCTTGAAAGTTATCGAGAGCTTTTTAAATTCAGGCAACCGTCCGGAGTGGATGATGATCACGAATTTGCCTGTTTTACCACCTGATCTTAGGCCGTTAGTCAGCCTTGACGGCGGTAAATTCGCAGTTTCAGACGTGAACGATCTTTATCGCCGTGTCATAAACAGAAACAGCCGTCTAAAGCGCCTACTGGAGCTTGATGCGCCGGAGATCATCATAAGAAACGAAAAAAGGATGCTTCAAGAGGCGGTCGATGCGCTATTTGACAACGGTCGTCGTGCAAATGCCGTAAAGGGCGCAAACAAACGCCCTCTTAAATCCCTAAGCGAGATCATCAAAGGAAAACAAGGTCGCTTCCGTCAGAATTTGCTAGGAAAGCGCGTGGACTTCTCTGGACGTTCTGTCATAGTCGTCGGACCAAAGCTAAGAATGGATCAATGCGGTCTGCCTAAGAAAATGGCGCTAGAGCTGTTTAAGCCGCATTTGCTGGCTCGCCTTGAGGAAAAAGGCTATGCAACGACAGTAAAACAAGCTAAAAAAATGATAGAAGATAAGACCAATGAGGTCTGGGAGTGCCTGGAGGAGGTCGTTAAAGATCATCCTGTCATGCTAAACCGCGCTCCGACACTTCACAAGCTCTCTATCCAGGCGTTTCACCCGGTGCTTGTCGAGGGCAAGGCTATCCAGCTTCACCCGCTAGTTTGTGCCGCTTTCAATGCCGACTTTGACGGCGATCAAATGGCGGTGCATGTCCCGTTAAGCCAAGAGGCGATCGCAGAGTGCAAAATTTTGATGCTAAGCTCGATGAATATCTTGCTTCCTGCAAGCGGCAAAGCGATAACCGTTCCTAGCCAAGATATGGTCCTTGGAATTTATTATCTAAGTCTTGAGCGAAACGACGAGAAGGGCGCAAATAAAATTTTCTCTAGCGTCGATGAGGTCATGATAGCCGAGGAGGCCAATACCCTTGGTCTGCACGCAAAGATCAAGACGATGGTCGATGGCAAGACTATGTTCACCACGGCAGGTCGCTTGATACTTCGCGCGATATTGCCTGATTTTGTTCCGGATAACATGTGGAACAAGATAATGAAGAAAAAAGATATCGCGAATTTAGTCGATTATGTCTATCGCAACGGCGGACTGGAGGTCACGGCTGATTTTCTTGATAAGCTTAAGAATTTAGGCTTTAGATACGCTACAAAGGCTGGAATTTCAATATCTATCGCAGACATCATCGTGCCGGAGAGCAAGCAAAAGCACATCGACGAGGCAAAGAAAAAGGTCCGCGAAATTCAGCGCCAATACGGAGCCGGTTTACTGACCGACTCTGAGAGATATAATAAGATCGTCGATATTTGGACCGATACGAACAACACCGTCGCAGGCGAGATGATGAAGCTTATCCAAAACGATAAGGGAGGTTTCAACTCTATTTACATGATGGCGGACTCGGGAGCGAGAGGCTCTGCGGCACAGATCCGCCAGCTTGCCGGTATGCGCGGACTGATGGCAAAACCTGACGGCTCTATCATCGAAACGCCTATCACTTCAAATTTCCGCGAGGGTCTAAATATGATGGAGTACTTCATCTCGACCCATGGCGCTAGAAAAGGTCTAGCTGATACCGCTCTTAAAACGGCAAATGCCGGTTATTTAACAAGAAAGCTCATCGACGTGGCGCAAAATGTGAAGGTCACTATGCATGACTGCGGTACTCACGAGGGCGTCGAGATAACCGACATCACCGAAAACGGCGAGCTAATCGAGAGCCTGGAAGAGCGCGTTTTAGGACGTGTTTTGGCAGATGATGTCATCGATCCGATAACAAATGAAATTTTATTCTCCGAAGGCACACTGCTTGACGAGGAAAAGGCAAAGACCATCAGCGAAGCGGGCATAAAATCAGTAAGCATAAGAACGCCTATCACATGCAAAGCGCCAAAAGGCGTCTGCGCTAAATGCTACGGTATAAATTTGGGCGAAGGTAAGCTCGTAAAACCCGGCGAGGCTGTGGGCATCATTTCGGCTCAATCTATCGGCGAGCCTGGAACTCAGCTAACGCTTAGGACTTTCCACATCGGAGGAACGGCCTCTACCGAGCAGCAAGACCGTCAAGTCATAGCCCAAAAAGAGGGCTTCATAAGGTATTATAACCTTAACACTTACGAAAATAACGGCAAAAGGATCGTTGCAAACAGGCGAAGCGCTGCCGTATTGCTGGTCGAGCCAAAGATAAAATCTACGATCGACGGTAAAATAGAGATAGAATTTGCCCACGAAGACGTAAATATCACGATCAAAGGCAAAAAAGAAGAGGACAAATATACGATAAGAAGAAACGATCTGGCTAAGCCAAACGAGCTTGCGGGCGTAAGCGGCAAGATCGAAGGAAAGATGTATATACCATACTCAAGCGGCGATAAAGTAGCTGCGAACGAGAGTATCGTAGAGATCATCAAAGAGGGCTGGAACGTGCCTAATCGTATCCCGTTTGCCAGCGAGCTTAAGATCGCCGACGGCGAGCCTGTGACGCAGAAAATTTTGGCTGATGCGAGCGGAGTGATAAAATTCTTTATCTTAAACGGTGATTATTTGGATCGTTTAAAAGATATCAAAAAGGGACACAAGGTCACAGAAAAAGGCCTATTTGTCGTAGTTTCCGACAAAGACGGTCGTGAGGCGGTCCGCCACTATATACCAAGAAATTCTATCATCCAGCTTTCCGATAATGAAAACGTGGAGGCAAAAAGCGTCATCGCGCTTCCTGAAAATAGCGATAAACTCGTTATTGCAGAGTGGGACCCTTATTCTACTCCGACTATCGCCGAGGAGGCGGGCGTGGTCTCTTACGAGGATATCGAGCCTGGATATTCCGCCGCCGAGCAGTTTGACGAGGCGACAGGACAAAGTCGTCTTGTCATCAACGAGTACTTGCCAAGCGGAGTCAAGCCAACCATAGTCGTTGCGACTAAAAATGGCGGTATGATAAAATATCAACTCGATCCAAAGACTGCGATATTCGTAGCTGACGGTGCCGAGGTCGCTCAGGCCGATGTGCTGGCCAGGACGCCAAAGGCGGTCGCAAAATCAAAAGATATCACCGGCGGTCTTCCGCGTGTTAGTGAGCTATTTGAGGCTAGACGTCCGAAAAATACGGCTATCGTTGCCGAGATCGACGGCGTAGTTAGATTTGACAAACCGCTTCGCTCTAAAGAGCGCATCATCATCGAGGCCGAAGACGGCGCTACTGCCGAATACTTGATCGATAAGACGCGTCAAATTCAAGTCAGAAACGGCGAATTCGTCCATGCGGGCGAAAAGCTTACCGATGGCTTGATATCAAGCCACGATATCTTGAGGATCTTGGGCGAAAAGGCGCTACATTACTATCTGATAAGCGAAATTCAGCAAGTTTATCGCCGACAAGGTGTCGCGATCGCAGATAAGCACATCGAGATCATCGTCTCTCAAATGCTTCGACAAGTCAAGATCGTGGATAGCGGAAATACAAATTTCATCGTCGGCGATATGGTCTCAAGAAATAAATTTAAAGAGGAAAACGAGCGCATAATGAAAATGGGCGGAGAGCCGGCGATAGCCGAGCCGATCCTCCTTGGCGTCACGCGTGCGGCTATCGGAAGCGATAGTGTCATCTCGGCCGCATCTTTCCAAGAGACGACAAAGGTCCTCACGGAGGCATCGATCGCAGCGAAATTTGACTATCTTGAAGATCTAAAAGAAAACGTCATCTTGGGTCGCATGATACCAGTGGGCACCGGTCTTTATAAAGATAAAAAGATAAAAATCAAACAAATTTGA
- the rpoB gene encoding DNA-directed RNA polymerase subunit beta, which yields MLNSLYSGNRLRVDFSNVVKEIDVPNLLQLQKKSFDNFLNLDNTQSESGIEKVFKSIFPIHDPQNRLSLEYVSSEIGKPKYTIRECIERGLTYSVNLKMKIRLIVHEKDEKTGEKVGVKDIKEQEIFIREIPLMTDRISFIINGVERVVVNQLHRSPGVIFKQEESATVANKLIYTAQIIPDRGSWLYFEYDTKDVLYVRINKRRKVPVTILFRALGYKKQDIIKLFYPIQTLSIKNNKFLTPFSPDDYLGRIDYDIKDEEGNVLHQAGKRLTKKKADKLIEDGVKWVEYPTEVLVSRYLASPVINKESGEVLYDTLSQLDENKLVKILSEQDSIEIINNSASGVDDAIINSFIADNEMLKILRQTEGVDDENDLSAIRIYKVMRPGEPVVKEAAKTFVNDIFFNPERYDLTKVGRMKMNHKLALDVPEYVTVLTSEDIIKTAKYLIKVKNGQGHIDDRDHLGNRRIRSIGELLANELHLGFVKMQKAIRDKFTSLSNNTEEIMPYDLINPKMITATIMEFFTSGQLSQFMDQTNPLSEVTHKRRLSALGEGGLVKERAGFEVRDVHPTHYGRICPVETPEGQNIGLINTLSTYAKVNDLGFVEAPYKKVVDGKVIDEIVYLTATQEEGNVIAPASTKLDENGYIVEDLIEVRREGEMMLARREDVTLIDLCSGMIAGVAASLIPFLEHDDANRALMGSNMQRQAVPLLRSTAPIVGTGMESVIARDAWESIKARRGGIVEKVDNKNIFILGEDEAGPYIDHYSLEKNLRTNQNTTFSQHPIVKKGDEIKEDQIIADGPSMEKGELAIGKNALIAFMPWNGYNYEDAIVISEKMIREDAFTSVHIYEKEIEARELKDGVEEITKDIPNIKEEDLLHLDESGIVKIGTQIKPGMILVGKVSPKGEVKPTPEERLLRAIFGEKAGHVVNKSLYASASMEGVVVDVKIFTKKGHEKDSRTHKAYEEEKALLEKEHHDRLLMLDREEMLKVTSLLSKSQLTSEQSINKKTYKKGSKINKADLENINRFTLNSIVKGFSKEVQKKYDELKNYFQNEKKKLKEEHDSKIEILEKDDILPSGVVKLVKVYIATKRKLKVGDKMAGRHGNKGIVSNIVPEVDMPYLPSGQIVDIVLNPLGVPSRMNIGQILESHLGLVGYRLGEQINEIFETKKGEWLKELRAKMIEIASVSKLMNAKNALGKMSDEKLLEYAKDWSNGVRFATPIFEGVKADEFVKLFEMAKIDSDGKTELYDGRTGSKIRERVNVGCMYMLKLHHLVDEKVHARSTGPYSLVTQQPVGGKALFGGQRFGEMEVWALEAYGAAHTLREMLTVKSDDVDGRLSAYKALTRGENVPETGIPETFFVLTNELKSLALDVEVYDEDETNENE from the coding sequence ATGTTAAATAGCTTATACTCAGGAAATCGTCTTAGAGTTGATTTCTCTAATGTCGTCAAAGAGATAGATGTTCCTAACCTACTACAATTACAAAAAAAGAGCTTCGATAATTTCTTAAATTTAGACAATACCCAGTCTGAAAGCGGGATTGAAAAAGTTTTTAAATCGATTTTTCCTATACACGATCCGCAAAATCGCCTAAGTTTGGAATATGTGAGCTCAGAGATCGGAAAACCAAAATATACGATAAGAGAATGTATCGAAAGAGGCCTTACGTATTCTGTGAATTTAAAGATGAAAATTCGCCTCATCGTGCATGAAAAAGATGAAAAGACCGGCGAAAAAGTCGGCGTAAAAGATATAAAAGAGCAAGAGATTTTTATACGTGAAATTCCTCTAATGACCGATAGAATTTCATTTATCATAAACGGTGTAGAGCGTGTGGTGGTAAATCAGCTTCACAGAAGTCCGGGCGTTATTTTCAAACAAGAGGAGAGCGCAACAGTCGCAAACAAGCTCATCTACACCGCTCAGATCATACCCGATAGAGGAAGCTGGTTATATTTTGAATACGACACGAAAGATGTATTATATGTCAGGATAAATAAGCGCAGGAAAGTGCCAGTAACTATACTCTTTAGGGCGCTCGGATATAAAAAACAAGATATTATAAAGCTATTTTATCCTATCCAAACACTAAGTATAAAAAACAATAAATTTTTAACCCCTTTTAGCCCGGATGATTATCTTGGCAGGATAGACTACGATATAAAAGACGAAGAAGGCAACGTCCTTCATCAAGCAGGAAAGCGCCTTACGAAGAAAAAGGCAGACAAGCTCATAGAAGACGGCGTTAAATGGGTCGAATACCCTACCGAGGTTTTGGTAAGCCGTTATTTGGCTAGCCCGGTCATCAACAAAGAAAGCGGTGAGGTATTATACGATACCCTTTCTCAGCTTGATGAAAATAAACTCGTCAAAATTCTAAGCGAGCAAGATAGTATCGAGATAATAAACAACTCCGCTTCAGGCGTTGATGACGCGATCATAAATTCATTCATAGCCGATAACGAGATGCTTAAAATTTTAAGGCAAACAGAGGGTGTAGACGATGAGAACGATCTTTCTGCGATCAGAATTTACAAGGTAATGAGGCCGGGCGAACCTGTCGTCAAAGAGGCTGCTAAGACCTTTGTAAACGACATATTCTTTAATCCTGAAAGATACGACCTTACGAAAGTCGGTCGTATGAAGATGAATCACAAGCTAGCCCTTGACGTGCCTGAGTATGTCACCGTTTTAACTAGCGAAGACATCATAAAGACTGCGAAATATCTCATAAAGGTCAAAAACGGACAGGGTCATATAGACGACAGGGATCACTTGGGCAACAGGCGTATCCGCTCTATAGGCGAGCTTTTAGCGAACGAGCTTCATCTTGGCTTCGTCAAAATGCAAAAAGCGATCCGTGATAAATTTACAAGCCTAAGCAACAACACAGAGGAGATCATGCCTTATGACCTCATAAATCCAAAAATGATCACCGCAACGATAATGGAATTTTTCACCAGCGGCCAGCTCAGTCAGTTTATGGATCAGACCAACCCTCTTAGCGAGGTCACACATAAACGTCGTTTGTCAGCTCTTGGAGAGGGCGGCTTGGTAAAAGAGCGTGCGGGCTTTGAGGTGCGTGACGTTCACCCGACTCACTACGGTAGAATTTGCCCTGTCGAGACACCGGAAGGTCAAAACATCGGCCTTATAAACACACTTTCTACATACGCGAAGGTAAATGACCTTGGTTTCGTCGAAGCTCCTTATAAAAAAGTCGTCGATGGCAAAGTGATCGACGAGATCGTTTATCTGACGGCTACTCAAGAGGAGGGCAACGTTATCGCTCCAGCCTCTACCAAGCTTGATGAAAACGGCTACATCGTAGAGGATCTCATCGAGGTCAGACGCGAGGGCGAGATGATGCTTGCGCGCCGAGAGGATGTCACTTTGATAGATTTGTGCTCTGGTATGATAGCCGGTGTCGCAGCTTCGCTTATCCCATTTTTGGAGCATGATGATGCGAACCGTGCATTGATGGGCTCAAACATGCAGCGCCAAGCAGTGCCGCTTCTTCGCTCTACCGCCCCTATCGTGGGAACGGGTATGGAAAGCGTCATAGCTCGTGATGCGTGGGAGAGTATAAAAGCACGCCGCGGCGGTATAGTCGAAAAAGTGGATAACAAAAATATCTTTATCTTGGGTGAGGACGAAGCCGGTCCTTATATCGATCACTACTCTCTTGAGAAAAATTTAAGGACCAATCAAAATACTACATTTTCTCAACACCCTATCGTCAAAAAGGGTGACGAGATAAAAGAGGATCAGATAATAGCTGACGGTCCTAGCATGGAAAAGGGCGAGCTTGCTATCGGTAAGAACGCCCTTATCGCGTTTATGCCATGGAACGGCTATAACTACGAGGACGCGATCGTCATCAGTGAAAAGATGATCCGCGAGGATGCATTCACTAGCGTTCATATTTATGAAAAAGAGATCGAGGCTCGCGAACTAAAAGACGGTGTAGAGGAGATCACTAAAGACATCCCTAATATCAAAGAAGAAGATCTGCTTCATCTTGATGAAAGCGGTATCGTAAAGATAGGCACGCAGATAAAGCCCGGTATGATATTAGTCGGTAAAGTCTCTCCAAAAGGCGAAGTGAAGCCGACCCCAGAGGAGCGCTTGCTACGCGCGATATTTGGTGAGAAAGCCGGTCATGTGGTAAATAAATCGCTTTACGCTTCGGCCTCTATGGAAGGTGTCGTCGTAGATGTCAAAATTTTTACCAAAAAGGGCCACGAAAAAGACAGCAGAACGCATAAAGCCTACGAGGAAGAGAAGGCTCTTTTGGAAAAAGAACACCACGACAGGCTATTGATGCTAGATAGAGAGGAGATGCTAAAGGTCACTTCGCTACTATCTAAGAGCCAGCTTACCAGCGAGCAGTCTATCAACAAAAAGACATATAAGAAGGGCTCGAAAATCAACAAAGCCGATCTTGAAAACATCAACCGCTTCACGCTAAATTCCATCGTAAAGGGCTTTTCAAAAGAGGTTCAGAAAAAATATGACGAGCTTAAAAATTATTTCCAAAACGAGAAGAAAAAGCTAAAAGAGGAGCATGACTCCAAGATTGAAATTTTAGAAAAAGACGATATCTTGCCAAGTGGCGTGGTCAAACTGGTCAAGGTCTATATCGCCACTAAGCGCAAGCTAAAAGTAGGCGATAAGATGGCCGGTCGCCACGGCAACAAAGGTATCGTCTCAAATATCGTGCCAGAAGTCGATATGCCATATCTTCCAAGCGGTCAGATCGTTGATATCGTGCTAAACCCTCTTGGCGTTCCTAGTCGTATGAATATCGGTCAAATTTTGGAGTCTCACCTAGGCCTTGTGGGATATCGCTTGGGCGAGCAGATAAATGAAATTTTTGAAACCAAAAAAGGCGAGTGGCTAAAAGAGCTAAGGGCCAAGATGATAGAGATCGCAAGCGTTTCAAAGCTTATGAACGCTAAAAATGCACTTGGCAAGATGAGCGATGAGAAGCTGCTTGAATACGCAAAGGATTGGAGCAACGGCGTTAGATTTGCCACTCCTATTTTTGAGGGCGTCAAAGCCGATGAATTCGTCAAATTATTTGAGATGGCAAAGATCGATAGTGACGGCAAGACCGAGCTTTACGACGGACGAACGGGCTCGAAAATTCGCGAACGCGTCAATGTGGGCTGCATGTATATGCTAAAACTCCACCACTTAGTCGATGAGAAAGTCCACGCAAGAAGTACGGGACCATACAGCCTAGTTACTCAGCAACCAGTCGGCGGCAAGGCACTATTTGGCGGTCAAAGATTTGGAGAGATGGAGGTTTGGGCGCTTGAGGCTTATGGCGCAGCGCATACGCTTAGAGAGATGCTGACTGTCAAATCAGACGATGTAGACGGCCGCTTGTCCGCCTATAAGGCGTTGACACGTGGAGAAAACGTGCCGGAGACTGGCATCCCTGAGACTTTCTTTGTTCTGACCAACGAGCTAAAGTCGCTAGCTCTTGATGTAGAAGTATATGATGAGGACGAGACAAATGAAAATGAATAA
- the rplL gene encoding 50S ribosomal protein L7/L12 — protein MAITKEDVLEFISNLSVLELSELVKEFEEKFGVSAAPVMVAGGAVAGGAAEAAEEKTEFNVVLVDSGDKKINVIKVVRALTGLGLKEAKDAVEGTPSVLKEGISKDEAEAAKKELEEAGAKVELK, from the coding sequence ATGGCAATCACTAAAGAAGACGTATTAGAATTTATTTCTAATCTTTCAGTACTCGAGCTTAGCGAGCTCGTAAAAGAGTTTGAAGAGAAATTCGGCGTAAGCGCCGCTCCTGTTATGGTGGCTGGCGGTGCAGTAGCTGGCGGTGCTGCTGAAGCGGCTGAAGAGAAAACAGAATTTAACGTAGTATTGGTTGATTCTGGCGATAAGAAGATCAATGTAATCAAAGTCGTTAGGGCTCTTACTGGTCTTGGACTTAAAGAGGCTAAAGACGCAGTTGAAGGAACTCCATCCGTTCTTAAAGAGGGCATTAGCAAAGATGAGGCCGAGGCAGCTAAAAAAGAGCTTGAAGAAGCAGGCGCTAAAGTCGAACTTAAGTAA
- the rplJ gene encoding 50S ribosomal protein L10, translating into MTRNEKSEVIAKLESEFKDAQAIVVCDYHGLNVKKLEALRNAAREQNVKVQVIKNTLANIALKNSAKDGMSLKDTNIYLWSEDQLAVTKVVVKFEEANSELFKIKTAYIDGEVASVDKVKALSKMPSRDELIAMLLQVWNAPIQNFTIGLNALKEKKEQSA; encoded by the coding sequence GTGACACGTAATGAAAAATCTGAAGTTATAGCTAAACTTGAGAGCGAATTTAAAGATGCTCAAGCGATCGTTGTTTGCGATTATCACGGGCTTAACGTTAAAAAACTTGAAGCGTTGAGAAATGCTGCTAGAGAACAAAACGTTAAGGTTCAAGTCATCAAGAACACGCTTGCTAACATAGCTCTTAAAAATTCCGCTAAAGACGGAATGAGCCTAAAAGATACGAATATCTATCTTTGGAGCGAAGATCAGCTAGCTGTGACAAAGGTTGTTGTTAAATTTGAAGAAGCCAATTCCGAGCTTTTCAAAATCAAAACAGCATATATTGACGGAGAAGTTGCAAGCGTTGATAAAGTCAAGGCTCTATCGAAGATGCCAAGTCGCGACGAGCTTATCGCTATGCTACTTCAAGTTTGGAATGCGCCTATCCAAAATTTCACTATTGGACTAAATGCGCTTAAAGAGAAAAAAGAACAATCAGCATAA
- the rplA gene encoding 50S ribosomal protein L1 — protein sequence MGKTTKRFQELLKKVEENKIYNLDEAITTIKTLASAKFDETVEIALKLNVDPRHADQMVRGSVVLPAGTGKTVRVAVIAKDAKADEAKAAGADIVGSDELVEDIQKGIMNFDVLIATPNLMGLVGKVGRILGPKGLMPNPKTGTVTMDVAQAVNNAKSGQVNFRVDKQGNIHAGLGKVSFSKEQLNENISTFIKAINKHKPSASKGRYVKNASLSLTMSPSIALDTQEVMDLK from the coding sequence ATGGGAAAAACTACTAAAAGATTTCAAGAACTACTTAAAAAAGTAGAAGAAAATAAAATTTATAATCTTGATGAAGCGATCACTACGATCAAAACTTTAGCATCTGCTAAATTTGATGAAACCGTGGAAATAGCGCTTAAGCTCAATGTTGATCCAAGACATGCCGATCAGATGGTTCGTGGTTCTGTAGTATTACCGGCCGGAACAGGTAAAACCGTTCGTGTCGCCGTCATAGCAAAAGATGCCAAAGCCGACGAGGCAAAAGCTGCAGGTGCAGATATCGTGGGCTCTGATGAGCTTGTTGAGGATATCCAAAAAGGTATCATGAATTTCGATGTTCTTATCGCTACTCCAAATTTAATGGGTCTAGTAGGTAAAGTTGGTCGTATCCTTGGACCAAAAGGCTTAATGCCAAATCCAAAAACAGGAACAGTTACTATGGACGTAGCTCAAGCTGTAAATAATGCAAAGAGCGGTCAAGTAAATTTCCGTGTCGATAAACAAGGAAATATCCATGCAGGGCTCGGAAAAGTCAGCTTTAGTAAAGAACAGCTTAATGAGAATATCTCAACTTTTATAAAAGCCATAAATAAGCATAAACCGTCTGCTTCAAAAGGCAGATATGTCAAAAACGCTTCATTGTCGTTGACGATGAGCCCGTCTATCGCTCTTGATACTCAAGAAGTGATGGATCTAAAATAA
- the rplK gene encoding 50S ribosomal protein L11 — MAKKVIGEIKLQIAATKANPSPPVGPALGQKGVNIMEFCKAFNEKTKDMVGFNIPVVITVYADKSFTFITKQPPATDLIKKAAGIAKGTDNPLKNKVGKLTKAQVLEIVEKKLVDLNTNDKEQAAKIIAGSARSMGVEIVD, encoded by the coding sequence ATGGCTAAAAAAGTTATAGGCGAAATAAAATTACAGATTGCCGCTACGAAGGCAAATCCAAGCCCGCCAGTTGGTCCAGCTCTTGGTCAAAAGGGCGTAAATATCATGGAATTTTGCAAAGCTTTTAATGAGAAAACAAAGGATATGGTAGGATTTAATATACCTGTCGTTATAACCGTTTATGCAGATAAAAGCTTTACATTCATCACGAAGCAACCGCCTGCAACAGACCTTATAAAGAAGGCTGCCGGCATAGCAAAAGGGACGGACAATCCTTTGAAAAACAAGGTTGGTAAATTAACTAAAGCTCAAGTTTTAGAGATCGTTGAGAAAAAACTTGTAGATTTGAATACGAACGATAAAGAGCAAGCGGCTAAAATCATTGCCGGTTCAGCTCGTTCTATGGGTGTCGAGATAGTAGACTAA